DNA sequence from the Candidatus Cetobacterium colombiensis genome:
TTAGTCAGACACTGTCTGACCAATTCAAATTAAGTTGGTCTCATTACATAACTCTTATGAGAGTTAAAAATATAGATGAAAGAAATTTCTATGAAATAGAATCACTTAATAACAATTGGAGCTTAAGAGAGTTAAAAAGACAGATGGATACTTCTTTATATGAACGGCTAGTACTTAGTCGTGATAAAGAAGAGGTAAAAGCTCTATCTATTAAAGGACAAGTTATAGAAAAGCCTAAAGATATTATAAAAGATCCTTACATTTTAGAATTTTTAGGATTAGAAGAACTTTCAAACTATTCAGAGAATACTTTGGAAACTGCAATAATATCTCATATTGAAAAATTCATAATGGAACTTGGAAAAGGATTTTTGTTTCAAGGAAGACAAGTAAGGTTTACCTTTGATGAAGAGCATTTCTTTGTTGATTTAGTTTTCTATAATAGAATTTTAAAGTGTTTTGTGATAATAGATTTGAAAATTGGAAAGTTAAAACATCAAGACATTGGACAGATGCAGATGTATGTAAATTATTATGATAGATTTGTAAAGTTACCTGATGAAAATAAAACTATTGGAATTATAATTTGTAAAGATAAAAATGATACTTTAGTAGAGATAACTCTTCCTGAAAATAATGAACAGATATTTGCAAGTAGATACATGACAATACTTCCTTCAAAAGAGGAGTTGGCTAAAATTGTTGAGGAGGAAGAGAAAAAATGAAAAATAAGGTACCAAAATTAAGATTCCCAGAGTTTAGTGGCGAGTGGGAGGAGAAGAAGTTAGGAGAGATTAGCGAAATTTCATCTGGATTAACACCATTAAGAAGTGAGAAAAAATATTTTGAAAATGGAGAAATTCCTTGGATAAAGACAACTGATTTAAATAATGGAAATATTTTAAAATCAGAGGAATTAATAACAACGTATGCATTAGAAAAAACAACATTAAAGCTATTACCTAAAAATACAGTTTTAATAGCAATGTATGGTGGTTTTAATCAAATAGGAAGAACAGGAATAACACAAATTGAAACAACAATAAATCAAGCAATCTCCGCACTTATTTTAAAAAAAAATTATTCATCACATTATATCCTTCAATATCTTAATGGATTTAAAGAAAAATGGAAGCAGGTTGCAGCAAGTAGTAGAAAAGATCCTAATATAACAAAAAAAGATGTTGAAAATTTTAAGATTTCTATATCTTCTCTTCCAGAACAAGAAAAGATAGCCTCGTTTCTTTCAAAGGTAGATGAAAGCATTGAAATTTTAGAAGAGGAAAAAGAGTTATGGAAAAAATATAAAAAAGGCATGATACAAAAAATCTTTAGCCAAAAGTTAAGATTTAAGGATGAAAATGGAAATGATTACCCTGAGTGGGAAGAAAGTAATTTAGAAAAAATAGCAGAAGTTAACCCTAAAACTGAAGCTGTTCCAGAAAGATTTATATATATTGATTTAGAAAGTGTTGAGAATGGATTATTAAAGAATGAAAAGATTGTTTTAAAAAATGAAGCACCAAGTAGAGCTCAAAGGGTTTTAAAAAGTAATGATATTTTATATCAAACTGTTAGACCATATCAAAAAAATAATTTTTATTTTGAAAATACAAATAAAATATATCCATTTGTAGCTTCTACTGGATATGCACAAATAAGAACTTCTCAAAATTCTAAATATTTATATCATTTTCTACATACAGATAAGTTTGTAGATTCTGTATTGGAAAGATGTAC
Encoded proteins:
- a CDS encoding PDDEXK nuclease domain-containing protein, whose protein sequence is MELQKNSHIYDEIKSLLENARKKVLSTVNSTMTMTYFLIGKKIVEEEQNGESRAEYGKELIKNLAVQLTEEFGKGFSETNLKQMKSFYEAYKISQTLSDQFKLSWSHYITLMRVKNIDERNFYEIESLNNNWSLRELKRQMDTSLYERLVLSRDKEEVKALSIKGQVIEKPKDIIKDPYILEFLGLEELSNYSENTLETAIISHIEKFIMELGKGFLFQGRQVRFTFDEEHFFVDLVFYNRILKCFVIIDLKIGKLKHQDIGQMQMYVNYYDRFVKLPDENKTIGIIICKDKNDTLVEITLPENNEQIFASRYMTILPSKEELAKIVEEEEKK
- a CDS encoding restriction endonuclease subunit S; its protein translation is MKNKVPKLRFPEFSGEWEEKKLGEISEISSGLTPLRSEKKYFENGEIPWIKTTDLNNGNILKSEELITTYALEKTTLKLLPKNTVLIAMYGGFNQIGRTGITQIETTINQAISALILKKNYSSHYILQYLNGFKEKWKQVAASSRKDPNITKKDVENFKISISSLPEQEKIASFLSKVDESIEILEEEKELWKKYKKGMIQKIFSQKLRFKDENGNDYPEWEESNLEKIAEVNPKTEAVPERFIYIDLESVENGLLKNEKIVLKNEAPSRAQRVLKSNDILYQTVRPYQKNNFYFENTNKIYPFVASTGYAQIRTSQNSKYLYHFLHTDKFVDSVLERCTGTSYPAINSSDLKLIKFNLPSLPEQEKIANFLSSIDEKIELIEKELEGIKGVPSGKRGITTLRIFLTIYDPFIFNA